Proteins from a genomic interval of Acanthopagrus latus isolate v.2019 chromosome 7, fAcaLat1.1, whole genome shotgun sequence:
- the slc16a7 gene encoding monocarboxylate transporter 2 encodes MPPAAATKLGYTPPDGGWGWAVVFGAFISIGFSYAFPKSLTIYFKEIQEYFSVSYSQIAWVSSVMLASMYAAGPVSSILVNRYGSRPVVMVGGVMVCTGMVLASFGNSIVHLYLCVGVIGGFGLAFNLQPALTIIGTYFQVKRPMANGLAMTGSPVILFTLAPLNQFLFDSFGWRGSFFILGAIVLNCCVAGSLMRPVNKTAGQKPKTEPAECNGAAAEEAATADTSAQSDNLLTEENQSEGKSQGCVHRFIDVSLFRHRGFLIYLIGNVVMFFGFFAPVVFLAPYAKHQGIDEYSAAFLLSIFALVDMFIRPTTGFLGNSKWIRPRIQYFFSFAVSYNGVCHLLCPLASGYSGLVIYAVFFGLAFGMVSALLFEVLMDLVGAHRFSSAVGLVTIIECGPVLLGPPLSGALVDIFGDYKYMYYACGVFMLVPGIFFFIMHYFNYKRLDEERRQSVAAEMRTCEEAVQLKMSQDNKTDG; translated from the exons ATGCCCCCCGCAGCAGCAACCAAACTCGGGTACACCCCGCCGGACGGAGGCTGGGGCTGGGCTGTCGTCTTCGGGGCTTTCATCTCCATTGGATTCTCTTATGCCTTTCCCAAGTCCCTCACCATCTACTTTAAGGAGATTCAGGAATACTTTTCGGTCTCCTACAGTCAGATTGCCTGGGTGTCCTCGGTCATGCTCGCTTCTATGTATGCAGCAG gaccTGTGAGCAGCATACTTGTCAACCGCTATGGCAGCAGACCCGTCGTTATGGTCGGTGGGGTCATGGTCTGCACTGGCATGGTGCTCGCCTCCTTTGGCAATTCTATTGTGCATCTGTATCTTTGCGTAGGTGTAATTGGAG GTTTCGGCCTGGCCTTCAACCTCCAGCCGGCCTTGACGATCATAGGCACCTACTTCCAGGTCAAAAGGCCCATGGCGAACGGGCTCGCCATGACAGGAAGTCCAGTCATTCTCTTCACTCTAGCTCCTCTCAATCAATTCCTGTTTGATTCTTTTGGCTGGAGAGGAAGCTTCTTCATCCTGGGAGCCATTGTTTTGAACTGCTGTGTGGCTGGTTCTTTGATGCGACCAGTCAACAAAACTGCCGGACAGAAACCGAAGACTGAACCAGCCGAGTGTAACGGGGCAGCCGCTGAGGAAGCTGCCACTGCGGACACCAGTGCTCAGTCAGATAACCTCCTGACTGAAGAAAACCAGAGTGAGGGCAAGAGTCAGGGCTGTGTGCACAGATTCATTGACGTCTCGCTTTTCAGACACCGGGGCTTCCTCATTTATCTCATTGGTAATGTGGTCatgttttttggctttttcGCGCCTGTGGTTTTTCTGGCTCCGTACGCCAAACATCAAGGGATTGATGAATATTCAGCAGCTTTCTTGCTCTCTATTTTTGCTCTGGTGGACATGTTTATCAGACCAACGACTGGCTTCTTAGGCAACTCCAAGTGGATAAGGCCTCGGATCCAGTACTTTTTCAGTTTCGCAGTCTCATACAATGGTGTGTGTCACCTTTTGTGCCCGCTGGCGTCTGGATATTCGGGCCTGGTCATCTATGCCGTCTTCTTTGGTTTGGCGTTTGGGATGGTGTCTGCACTGCTGTTTGAAGTTTTGATGGACCTTGTCGGAGCTCATCGCTTCTCTAGTGCAGTTGGACTGGTCACCATCATCGAGTGTGGACCAGTGCTCCTTGGACCTCCACTTTCAG GAGCTCTGGTTGACATCTTCGGAGACTACAAGTACATGTACTACGCGTGCGGCGTGTTTATGCTCGTGCCTGgcatatttttcttcatcatgCATTACTTCAACTACAAGAGACTGGACGAGGAGCGGAGGCAGAGCGTGGCTGCGGAGATGAGGACTTGCGAAGAGGCCGTCCAGCTCAAAATGAGCCAGGATAATAAAACAGATGGATGA